In Nicotiana tabacum cultivar K326 chromosome 11, ASM71507v2, whole genome shotgun sequence, a single window of DNA contains:
- the LOC107830695 gene encoding uncharacterized protein LOC107830695 isoform X1 has protein sequence MWPSHPKKQNHVTSRGDDDLYRELWKAFAGQFMDVPRVGEQVYYFPGLHIKQLEQSSNQELNQGTPISDPYLKILCRVVHVRFLVEHISEEVCAEINLLPKHDQTEPVNPDFYHSEIPRPQIHSFCKVLTASDTKSNWGLSIPQKDAVKCFPLLDMSRDKPIQELVVKDLPGKEWRFKHVFGGHPRRHLLTNGWSAFVNGKKLVAGDLVVFLREENGDVHVGFRHLLCEKSSVEAPIASSLDIKGVLAAASDALASQRPFSVYCKPQTSQFIISLNKYLEAINRGLGVSMTFTMPSEVANSHESFTCMTNEKDQMQINQFSQNTNVFLNEDEEHMEDAEAIVYSPPQHSMTPSGIGEKRHSDHTIYISPLEGNVESTCGTRKHNEVSNPAEIESIRGTEEPKAITSSSWDFNPIQGLELEDTEIIKDILPIVSQNLPLDYTVSSNTDNDHFLPIMQDSEEWQNFQGTDFPLHGQSPSENHNMQNFFNKDQQNSSKAMHPTSISSQIPYDGPGHADEKVHWEGYHVARRYIPILNRIISQYPSTLSSFKATSPIFQSMCLEILAELVYLLGQFTTGNMDIKYHSEAKRYLRDLKLSGIEIGWLEKRLAKVEDIFSMKRISIRRQELILGIEDTTATLRLMNEELGSLEKDLQKLSSNINLKNPAEDHPILEGLL, from the exons ATGTGGCCTTCACATCCAAAGAAACAAAACCATGTTACTTCTAGAG GTGATGATGATCTGTATAGGGAATTATGGAAGGCCTTTGCTGGTCAATTCATGGATGTTCCTAGAGTTGGAGAACAAGTGTACTACTTTCCTGGACTTCACATTAAGCAG CTGGAGCAATCATCAAATCAGGAACTGAACCAAGGAACACCAATTTCAGACCCATACTTAAAGATCCTTTGCCGTGTTGTTCATGTTCGTTTTCTG GTTGAGCACATCTCGGAAGAAGTTTGTGCAGAAATTAATTTGTTGCCAAAACATGAT CAAACAGAGCCAGTAAATCCTGATTTTTATCATTCTGAGATTCCAAGGCCCCAAATCCACTCATTCTGCAAGGTTTTAACTGCCTCGGATACAAAAAGTAATTGGGGTTTGTCTATTCCTCAAAAGGATGCTGTGAAATGCTTTCCTCTTCTG GATATGTCTCGAGATAAACCTATCCAGGAATTAGTAGTGAAAGACCTTCCTGGCAAAGAATGGCGCTTTAAGCATGTCTTTGGAG GCCACCCGAGGAGACATCTACTCACTAATGGCTGGAGTGCATTTGTTAATGGTAAAAAATTGGTTGCTGGAGATCTAGTTGTCTTCTTAAG GGAAGAGAATGGAGATGTACATGTGGGGTTTAGACATCTACTTTGTGAGAAGAGCTCAGTTGAAGCGCCAATAGCTTCCAGCTTAGATATCAAAGGAGTGCTTGCTGCTGCTTCTGATGCTCTTGCATCCCAGAGACCCTTTTCTGTCTACTGCAAACCCCA AACAAGTCAATTTATTATAAGCTTGAACAAATACCTGGAAGCTATTAACCGTGGGCTTGGAGTTAGCATGACATTTACGATGCCATCTGAAGTTGCAAATTCTCACGAGAG TTTTACATGTATGACGAATGAAAAAGACCAGATGCAAATAAATCAATTTTCACAAAATACAAATGTGTTTCTTAACGAAGATGAGGAACACATGGAAGATGCGGAGGCCATAGTCTACTCTCCTCCTCAACATAGTATGACACCTTCGGGAATAGGGGAGAAGAGACACAGTgatcacactatatacatttctCCTCTGGAAGGCAATGTAGAGTCAACTTGTGGCACAAGAAAACATAATGAGGTATCAAATCCTGCGGAAATAGAAAGCATCAGAGGTACGGAGGAACCTAAAGCGATCACGTCAAGTTCTTGGGATTTCAACCCGATTCAAGGACTGGAACTGGAGGACACAGAGATAATCAAGGATATCCTTCCAATAGTTTCACAGAATCTCCCTCTGGATTACACAGTCTCATCAAACACAGACAATGATCACTTCCTGCCCATTATGCAAG ATTCTGAGGAGTGGCAAAACTTTCAAGGAACAGATTTTCCTCTGCATGGGCAATCTCCTTCTGAAAACCACAATATGCAAAACTTTTTCAATAAAGATCAGCAGAACTCTTCCAAAGCTATGCATCCCACATCTATTTCAAGTCAAATTCCTTATGATGGACCTGGTCATGCTGACGAGAAAGTCCATTGGGAGGGTTATCATGTGGCTCGACGATATATCCCAATACTGAACAGGATTATCTCGCAGTACCCTAGCACGCTTTCAAGTTTCAAGGCAACAAGTCCCATTTTCCAATCAATGTGCTTGGAGATTTTGGCGGAGTTAGTTTACTTGCTCGGACAGTTCACCACGGGGAACATGGACATCAAATATCATAGTGAAGCTAAACGTTACCTTCGGGACTTGAAACTGAGTGGTATTGAGATAGGCTGGCTTGAAAAACGTTTAGCAAAGGTTGAAGACATATTTAGCATGAAAAGAATAAGCATACGGAGACAAGAACTTATCCTTGGAATTGAAGACACCACGGCAACACTTAGGCTGATGAATGAAGAGCTTGGGTCATTAGAGAAGGATCTTCAGAAACTGTCATCCAATATTAACCTAAAAAACCCTGCTGAAGATCATCCCATATTAGAAGGTCTGTTGTGA
- the LOC107830695 gene encoding uncharacterized protein LOC107830695 isoform X2 translates to MDVPRVGEQVYYFPGLHIKQLEQSSNQELNQGTPISDPYLKILCRVVHVRFLVEHISEEVCAEINLLPKHDQTEPVNPDFYHSEIPRPQIHSFCKVLTASDTKSNWGLSIPQKDAVKCFPLLDMSRDKPIQELVVKDLPGKEWRFKHVFGGHPRRHLLTNGWSAFVNGKKLVAGDLVVFLREENGDVHVGFRHLLCEKSSVEAPIASSLDIKGVLAAASDALASQRPFSVYCKPQTSQFIISLNKYLEAINRGLGVSMTFTMPSEVANSHESFTCMTNEKDQMQINQFSQNTNVFLNEDEEHMEDAEAIVYSPPQHSMTPSGIGEKRHSDHTIYISPLEGNVESTCGTRKHNEVSNPAEIESIRGTEEPKAITSSSWDFNPIQGLELEDTEIIKDILPIVSQNLPLDYTVSSNTDNDHFLPIMQDSEEWQNFQGTDFPLHGQSPSENHNMQNFFNKDQQNSSKAMHPTSISSQIPYDGPGHADEKVHWEGYHVARRYIPILNRIISQYPSTLSSFKATSPIFQSMCLEILAELVYLLGQFTTGNMDIKYHSEAKRYLRDLKLSGIEIGWLEKRLAKVEDIFSMKRISIRRQELILGIEDTTATLRLMNEELGSLEKDLQKLSSNINLKNPAEDHPILEGLL, encoded by the exons ATGGATGTTCCTAGAGTTGGAGAACAAGTGTACTACTTTCCTGGACTTCACATTAAGCAG CTGGAGCAATCATCAAATCAGGAACTGAACCAAGGAACACCAATTTCAGACCCATACTTAAAGATCCTTTGCCGTGTTGTTCATGTTCGTTTTCTG GTTGAGCACATCTCGGAAGAAGTTTGTGCAGAAATTAATTTGTTGCCAAAACATGAT CAAACAGAGCCAGTAAATCCTGATTTTTATCATTCTGAGATTCCAAGGCCCCAAATCCACTCATTCTGCAAGGTTTTAACTGCCTCGGATACAAAAAGTAATTGGGGTTTGTCTATTCCTCAAAAGGATGCTGTGAAATGCTTTCCTCTTCTG GATATGTCTCGAGATAAACCTATCCAGGAATTAGTAGTGAAAGACCTTCCTGGCAAAGAATGGCGCTTTAAGCATGTCTTTGGAG GCCACCCGAGGAGACATCTACTCACTAATGGCTGGAGTGCATTTGTTAATGGTAAAAAATTGGTTGCTGGAGATCTAGTTGTCTTCTTAAG GGAAGAGAATGGAGATGTACATGTGGGGTTTAGACATCTACTTTGTGAGAAGAGCTCAGTTGAAGCGCCAATAGCTTCCAGCTTAGATATCAAAGGAGTGCTTGCTGCTGCTTCTGATGCTCTTGCATCCCAGAGACCCTTTTCTGTCTACTGCAAACCCCA AACAAGTCAATTTATTATAAGCTTGAACAAATACCTGGAAGCTATTAACCGTGGGCTTGGAGTTAGCATGACATTTACGATGCCATCTGAAGTTGCAAATTCTCACGAGAG TTTTACATGTATGACGAATGAAAAAGACCAGATGCAAATAAATCAATTTTCACAAAATACAAATGTGTTTCTTAACGAAGATGAGGAACACATGGAAGATGCGGAGGCCATAGTCTACTCTCCTCCTCAACATAGTATGACACCTTCGGGAATAGGGGAGAAGAGACACAGTgatcacactatatacatttctCCTCTGGAAGGCAATGTAGAGTCAACTTGTGGCACAAGAAAACATAATGAGGTATCAAATCCTGCGGAAATAGAAAGCATCAGAGGTACGGAGGAACCTAAAGCGATCACGTCAAGTTCTTGGGATTTCAACCCGATTCAAGGACTGGAACTGGAGGACACAGAGATAATCAAGGATATCCTTCCAATAGTTTCACAGAATCTCCCTCTGGATTACACAGTCTCATCAAACACAGACAATGATCACTTCCTGCCCATTATGCAAG ATTCTGAGGAGTGGCAAAACTTTCAAGGAACAGATTTTCCTCTGCATGGGCAATCTCCTTCTGAAAACCACAATATGCAAAACTTTTTCAATAAAGATCAGCAGAACTCTTCCAAAGCTATGCATCCCACATCTATTTCAAGTCAAATTCCTTATGATGGACCTGGTCATGCTGACGAGAAAGTCCATTGGGAGGGTTATCATGTGGCTCGACGATATATCCCAATACTGAACAGGATTATCTCGCAGTACCCTAGCACGCTTTCAAGTTTCAAGGCAACAAGTCCCATTTTCCAATCAATGTGCTTGGAGATTTTGGCGGAGTTAGTTTACTTGCTCGGACAGTTCACCACGGGGAACATGGACATCAAATATCATAGTGAAGCTAAACGTTACCTTCGGGACTTGAAACTGAGTGGTATTGAGATAGGCTGGCTTGAAAAACGTTTAGCAAAGGTTGAAGACATATTTAGCATGAAAAGAATAAGCATACGGAGACAAGAACTTATCCTTGGAATTGAAGACACCACGGCAACACTTAGGCTGATGAATGAAGAGCTTGGGTCATTAGAGAAGGATCTTCAGAAACTGTCATCCAATATTAACCTAAAAAACCCTGCTGAAGATCATCCCATATTAGAAGGTCTGTTGTGA
- the LOC107830695 gene encoding uncharacterized protein LOC107830695 isoform X3, giving the protein MMHHGLIRGKTVEHISEEVCAEINLLPKHDQTEPVNPDFYHSEIPRPQIHSFCKVLTASDTKSNWGLSIPQKDAVKCFPLLDMSRDKPIQELVVKDLPGKEWRFKHVFGGHPRRHLLTNGWSAFVNGKKLVAGDLVVFLREENGDVHVGFRHLLCEKSSVEAPIASSLDIKGVLAAASDALASQRPFSVYCKPQTSQFIISLNKYLEAINRGLGVSMTFTMPSEVANSHESFTCMTNEKDQMQINQFSQNTNVFLNEDEEHMEDAEAIVYSPPQHSMTPSGIGEKRHSDHTIYISPLEGNVESTCGTRKHNEVSNPAEIESIRGTEEPKAITSSSWDFNPIQGLELEDTEIIKDILPIVSQNLPLDYTVSSNTDNDHFLPIMQDSEEWQNFQGTDFPLHGQSPSENHNMQNFFNKDQQNSSKAMHPTSISSQIPYDGPGHADEKVHWEGYHVARRYIPILNRIISQYPSTLSSFKATSPIFQSMCLEILAELVYLLGQFTTGNMDIKYHSEAKRYLRDLKLSGIEIGWLEKRLAKVEDIFSMKRISIRRQELILGIEDTTATLRLMNEELGSLEKDLQKLSSNINLKNPAEDHPILEGLL; this is encoded by the exons ATGATGCATCATGGATTGATAAGGGGCAAAACG GTTGAGCACATCTCGGAAGAAGTTTGTGCAGAAATTAATTTGTTGCCAAAACATGAT CAAACAGAGCCAGTAAATCCTGATTTTTATCATTCTGAGATTCCAAGGCCCCAAATCCACTCATTCTGCAAGGTTTTAACTGCCTCGGATACAAAAAGTAATTGGGGTTTGTCTATTCCTCAAAAGGATGCTGTGAAATGCTTTCCTCTTCTG GATATGTCTCGAGATAAACCTATCCAGGAATTAGTAGTGAAAGACCTTCCTGGCAAAGAATGGCGCTTTAAGCATGTCTTTGGAG GCCACCCGAGGAGACATCTACTCACTAATGGCTGGAGTGCATTTGTTAATGGTAAAAAATTGGTTGCTGGAGATCTAGTTGTCTTCTTAAG GGAAGAGAATGGAGATGTACATGTGGGGTTTAGACATCTACTTTGTGAGAAGAGCTCAGTTGAAGCGCCAATAGCTTCCAGCTTAGATATCAAAGGAGTGCTTGCTGCTGCTTCTGATGCTCTTGCATCCCAGAGACCCTTTTCTGTCTACTGCAAACCCCA AACAAGTCAATTTATTATAAGCTTGAACAAATACCTGGAAGCTATTAACCGTGGGCTTGGAGTTAGCATGACATTTACGATGCCATCTGAAGTTGCAAATTCTCACGAGAG TTTTACATGTATGACGAATGAAAAAGACCAGATGCAAATAAATCAATTTTCACAAAATACAAATGTGTTTCTTAACGAAGATGAGGAACACATGGAAGATGCGGAGGCCATAGTCTACTCTCCTCCTCAACATAGTATGACACCTTCGGGAATAGGGGAGAAGAGACACAGTgatcacactatatacatttctCCTCTGGAAGGCAATGTAGAGTCAACTTGTGGCACAAGAAAACATAATGAGGTATCAAATCCTGCGGAAATAGAAAGCATCAGAGGTACGGAGGAACCTAAAGCGATCACGTCAAGTTCTTGGGATTTCAACCCGATTCAAGGACTGGAACTGGAGGACACAGAGATAATCAAGGATATCCTTCCAATAGTTTCACAGAATCTCCCTCTGGATTACACAGTCTCATCAAACACAGACAATGATCACTTCCTGCCCATTATGCAAG ATTCTGAGGAGTGGCAAAACTTTCAAGGAACAGATTTTCCTCTGCATGGGCAATCTCCTTCTGAAAACCACAATATGCAAAACTTTTTCAATAAAGATCAGCAGAACTCTTCCAAAGCTATGCATCCCACATCTATTTCAAGTCAAATTCCTTATGATGGACCTGGTCATGCTGACGAGAAAGTCCATTGGGAGGGTTATCATGTGGCTCGACGATATATCCCAATACTGAACAGGATTATCTCGCAGTACCCTAGCACGCTTTCAAGTTTCAAGGCAACAAGTCCCATTTTCCAATCAATGTGCTTGGAGATTTTGGCGGAGTTAGTTTACTTGCTCGGACAGTTCACCACGGGGAACATGGACATCAAATATCATAGTGAAGCTAAACGTTACCTTCGGGACTTGAAACTGAGTGGTATTGAGATAGGCTGGCTTGAAAAACGTTTAGCAAAGGTTGAAGACATATTTAGCATGAAAAGAATAAGCATACGGAGACAAGAACTTATCCTTGGAATTGAAGACACCACGGCAACACTTAGGCTGATGAATGAAGAGCTTGGGTCATTAGAGAAGGATCTTCAGAAACTGTCATCCAATATTAACCTAAAAAACCCTGCTGAAGATCATCCCATATTAGAAGGTCTGTTGTGA